A stretch of the Vigna radiata var. radiata cultivar VC1973A chromosome 7, Vradiata_ver6, whole genome shotgun sequence genome encodes the following:
- the LOC106767425 gene encoding GDSL esterase/lipase At5g14450-like, whose product MGFLGQFLVALISLSQFSNIAAGEETKSSESCGFAAIFNFGDSNSDTGCMSAAFYPAALPYGQTFFHDAVGRASDGRLIIDFIAKHLGLQYLSAYMDSIGTSYEHGANFGAASSTIRRQNRSFFDGGSPFSLEIQVAQFIQFKTRTAKLYSQGQGNSFPRPEDFAKAIYTFDIGQNDIGAALQRMGQENSEAVISDIVDQFSNQLIYLYSQGARTFWIHNTGPIGCLPVAMPIHNAYNYTPVDGYLDQNGCVVYQNDMAKEFNTKLNDTVVKLRALYLDASFVYVDIFSAKYELISNAKKEGFVEPSEICCGYHEGGNHFYCGDYNVTINGRQIHVGSCQYPSSHISWDGVHYTDAANAWIANRIITGSFSDPPLPITRSCLLA is encoded by the exons ATGGGATTCCTCGGACAGTTTTTGGTAGCTCTGATTTCATTGTCGCAGTTTTCGAATATAGCTGCTGGCGAGGAAACAAAATCATCAGAAAGTTGTGGTTTTGCAGCCATATTCAACTTTGGTGATTCGAACTCAGATACTGGATGCATGTCGGCAGCATTTTACCCAGCAGCTTTGCCCTATGGTCAGACCTTTTTTCATGACGCTGTTGGGAGAGCCTCTGATGGTCGCCTTATCATTGATTTCATTG CGAAGCATCTAGGTTTGCAGTACTTGAGTGCTTACATGGATTCAATTGGAACAAGTTATGAGCATGGTGCAAACTTTGGCGCAGCATCATCAACTATAAGGAGGCAAAACAGAAGCTTCTTTGATGGTGGTAGTCCTTTCAGTCTTGAAATTCAGGTCGCACAGTTTATCCAATTTAAGACACGCACCGCCAAGCTCTACAGCCAAG GACAGGGAAATTCCTTCCCTAGGCCAGAGGACTTTGCGAAAGCCATCTACACATTCGATATTGGGCAAAATGACATTGGTGCTGCTCTTCAAAGAATGGGACAGGAAAATTCTGAAGCAGTGATCTCAGACATAGTCGACCAATTTTCAAACCAGCTTATA TATTTATACAGTCAAGGAGCAAGAACATTCTGGATCCATAACACAGGTCCCATAGGTTGCCTACCAGTTGCCATGCCTATACACAATGCCTACAATTATACTCCAGTGGATGGATATCTTGATCAAAACGGCTGTGTCGTGTATCAAAACGACATGGCCAAAGAGTTCAACACGAAGCTCAATGATACAGTGGTCAAACTAAGGGCATTATACCTCGACGCTTCATTTGTGTATGTGGACATTTTCTCTGCTAAGTATGAGCTAATCAGCAATGCTAAGAAAGAAG GATTTGTTGAGCCATCTGAAATCTGTTGTGGGTATCATGAGGGTGGCAATCACTTTTACTGTGGAGATTACAATGTCACCATTAATGGAAGACAAATTCATGTTGGCTCCTGTCAATATCCTTCTTCACACATTAGCTGGGATGGCGTGCACTACACTGACGCAGCAAATGCCTGGATCGCAAATCGCATTATCACTGGATCCTTCTCGGATCCACCACTTCCTATTACACGTTCATGCTTGTTAGCTTAG
- the LOC106768077 gene encoding uncharacterized protein LOC106768077, which yields MEFRSKSCRSKSLQIENYNGRRVAPTSMQDLRSYNYSASYGGSAYPCKIGKEKEVKVDKGKNIANKVSKSSSFSDPELQRKKRVAGYKIYSVEGKMKGSLRKSLRWIKNTCTEVVHGWW from the coding sequence ATGGAATTCAGATCCAAATCATGTAGGAGTAAGAGTCTGCAGATTGAAAACTACAACGGAAGAAGGGTGGCCCCAACAAGTATGCAAGATTTGAGGTCTTACAATTACAGTGCAAGTTATGGTGGTTCTGCATATCCATGCAAGATAGGTAAGGAAAAGGAAGTGAAGGTGGATAAAGGGAAAAACATAGCTAATAAAGTATCAAAAAGTTCAAGCTTCAGTGACCCTGAGTtgcagaggaagaagagagtggCTGGCTATAAAATATATTCTGTTGAAGGAAAAATGAAAGGCTCCCTGAGGAAGAGTTTAAGGTGGATCAAGAACACCTGCACAGAAGTTGTTCATGGATGGTGGTGA